In Agrobacterium vitis, one genomic interval encodes:
- a CDS encoding dicarboxylate/amino acid:cation symporter, producing the protein MHISTTTAPQGGKLPFYRHLYFQVIVAIIGGILLGHFYPQTGEALKPLGDAFIKLVKMVIAPVIFLTVATGIAGMSDLKKVGRVAGKAMIYFLCFSTLALVVGMLVSNILQPGAGMHINPATLDGKAVASYAQQAHDSTITGFLMNIIPDTIVGAFAKGDILQVLFFSVLFGLALAMVGDLGKPVTNFLQALTAPVFKLVAILMKAAPIGAFGAMAFTIGKYGIGSIANLAFLIGTFYLTSLLFVLVVLGGVARYNGFSILALIRYIKEELLLVLGTSSSEAALPGLMAKMERAGCKRSVVGLVIPTGYSFNLDGTNIYMTLAALFIAQATDIQLSLGDQILLLLVAMLSSKGAAGITGAGFITLAATLSVVPSVPVAGMALILGIDRFMSECRALTNFIGNAVATVVVARWENELDQTQFRAAMAGELPEEIDVVAEPVPTAA; encoded by the coding sequence ATGCATATTTCTACCACCACCGCCCCGCAGGGCGGAAAGCTCCCATTTTACCGTCATTTGTATTTCCAGGTTATCGTTGCGATTATCGGCGGCATCCTGCTCGGTCATTTTTATCCACAAACTGGCGAAGCCCTCAAACCGCTCGGTGATGCTTTCATCAAGCTCGTCAAAATGGTCATCGCGCCGGTTATCTTCCTGACCGTGGCCACCGGCATCGCCGGCATGTCCGACCTGAAGAAGGTTGGTCGCGTCGCCGGCAAGGCGATGATCTACTTCCTGTGCTTCTCCACGCTGGCGCTCGTTGTCGGCATGCTGGTGTCCAACATCCTGCAACCTGGCGCAGGCATGCATATCAATCCCGCGACGCTGGATGGCAAGGCTGTTGCCAGCTATGCCCAGCAGGCCCATGATTCGACGATCACCGGCTTCCTGATGAACATCATCCCCGACACGATTGTCGGCGCTTTTGCCAAGGGCGACATTCTCCAGGTCCTGTTCTTCTCAGTGCTGTTCGGCTTGGCTCTCGCCATGGTCGGCGATCTCGGAAAGCCGGTCACCAACTTCTTGCAGGCGTTGACCGCGCCGGTCTTCAAGCTGGTCGCCATCCTGATGAAGGCCGCACCAATTGGCGCTTTCGGCGCAATGGCCTTCACTATCGGTAAATACGGCATTGGCTCGATCGCCAACCTGGCTTTCCTGATCGGGACATTCTACCTGACGTCGCTGTTATTTGTTCTCGTCGTGCTTGGCGGCGTTGCCCGCTATAACGGCTTCTCCATCCTGGCCCTGATCCGCTACATTAAAGAGGAACTGCTGCTGGTACTGGGAACCTCGTCTTCAGAAGCCGCCCTTCCCGGCCTGATGGCCAAGATGGAACGGGCAGGCTGCAAGCGCTCGGTTGTCGGCCTGGTCATTCCAACCGGCTATTCCTTCAACCTTGATGGTACCAACATCTACATGACCCTGGCGGCCCTGTTCATCGCCCAGGCAACGGATATCCAGCTTTCGCTTGGCGACCAGATTCTTCTGCTGCTGGTGGCCATGCTCAGCTCCAAGGGTGCTGCAGGCATCACTGGCGCCGGCTTTATCACCTTGGCTGCAACACTGTCCGTTGTCCCTTCGGTCCCGGTCGCCGGCATGGCGCTGATCCTCGGTATCGACCGTTTCATGTCGGAATGCCGGGCACTGACCAATTTCATTGGCAATGCCGTCGCAACAGTGGTCGTCGCCCGCTGGGAGAACGAACTCGATCAGACACAGTTCCGCGCCGCCATGGCGGGTGAATTGCCGGAAGAAATCGATGTCGTGGCCGAACCGGTTCCAACCGCCGCGTGA
- a CDS encoding ROK family protein, with translation MIVCFDIGGTAIKGAIAYSPEDIRPFPRQPTPGQDFDAFVSVIRSIIAEAGEIPSCVAISICGIIDVDTSRAVVANIPCIHGRLLQHDLEEALGLPVLIANDADCFAIAEAGLGAGRGHRVVFGVILGTGVGGGLVVDGKLINSDGGFAGEWGHGPIAATEVGEPPVTIPRLPCGCGQKGCIDTICSARGMEKLHTHLTGENRTSEDIVKDWETGEPKASQTIAAFVELLSSPLALVVNTTGASILPVGGGLSNATKLVDAIDLAVRTKILRRFNHPIVVPAQCRLEPGLIGAALLGLARPN, from the coding sequence ATGATCGTCTGTTTCGATATTGGCGGAACCGCCATCAAGGGCGCAATTGCCTATTCGCCTGAGGATATTCGTCCCTTTCCACGCCAGCCAACGCCGGGACAGGATTTCGATGCATTTGTCAGCGTCATCAGGTCCATCATTGCCGAGGCGGGAGAGATACCAAGCTGCGTGGCAATTTCCATCTGCGGCATTATAGATGTGGATACCAGCCGCGCTGTTGTCGCCAATATACCCTGCATCCATGGCCGTTTGCTGCAACACGATCTGGAAGAGGCCTTGGGCCTGCCTGTGCTGATTGCCAATGATGCCGATTGTTTCGCAATCGCTGAGGCCGGATTGGGCGCGGGACGCGGCCACCGCGTGGTGTTCGGCGTCATTCTCGGCACCGGCGTCGGCGGCGGACTGGTAGTCGATGGCAAACTGATCAATAGCGACGGCGGCTTTGCCGGAGAATGGGGCCATGGACCAATTGCCGCAACCGAGGTCGGCGAACCGCCCGTCACCATCCCTCGGCTTCCGTGCGGCTGCGGTCAGAAAGGTTGTATCGACACAATCTGCAGCGCGCGCGGCATGGAAAAGCTCCATACGCACCTGACCGGCGAAAACCGAACGAGTGAGGATATCGTCAAGGATTGGGAAACCGGCGAACCAAAGGCAAGCCAAACCATCGCGGCATTTGTCGAATTACTTTCCAGTCCGTTGGCTCTGGTCGTCAATACGACGGGGGCGAGCATACTGCCGGTCGGCGGCGGCCTGTCCAATGCGACAAAGCTCGTTGACGCCATCGATTTAGCCGTCAGAACCAAGATCTTGCGACGGTTCAACCATCCTATTGTGGTTCCAGCGCAATGCCGACTGGAGCCGGGCCTGATCGGTGCAGCCTTGCTCGGGCTTGCAAGGCCAAATTAA
- a CDS encoding sigma-54-dependent transcriptional regulator, producing the protein MTSSQATATNNVILIDNDRDLLAATGQTLELAGFSVQAFSAPLDALRRISNDFRGVVVSDIRMPDIDGLELFSRVKALDPELPVILVTGHGDIAMAVQAIKDGAYDFITKPFATDRLQQSVHRAAEMRRLVLENRKLRQVADAAQDGLPLIGQTPAMERLRRTLRQIADTDVDVLVTGETGSGKEVVASLLHSWSRRAKGNFVALNCGTLPESMIESELFGHEAGAFTGAQKKRIGRIEHASGGTLFLDEIESMPAATQVQMLRVLEMREVSPLGINDVRPVDLRVVAAAKVDLSDPAQRGEFREDLYYRLNVVTLTIPPLRERRDDVPLLFAHFIERAASRFRREPPPVSAGVERYLRDHDWPGNVRELTHFAERFVLGLEDMDSGGGSVVAADRPGLSLPERLDRYEADIMRETLSHYEGDVRKTIEALKIPRKTFYDKLQRHGIVRKAFAGGEEG; encoded by the coding sequence ATGACGTCATCGCAAGCGACGGCGACCAATAATGTCATCCTGATTGATAATGATCGAGATCTACTGGCGGCCACGGGGCAGACCCTTGAGCTGGCGGGATTTTCCGTTCAGGCGTTTTCAGCGCCGCTGGATGCGCTGCGTCGGATTTCCAATGATTTTCGCGGCGTTGTCGTTTCCGATATTCGAATGCCTGATATCGACGGCTTGGAATTGTTCAGCAGGGTCAAGGCACTGGATCCGGAATTGCCGGTCATTCTGGTCACCGGCCATGGCGATATCGCCATGGCGGTACAGGCGATCAAGGACGGCGCTTATGATTTCATCACGAAGCCCTTTGCCACCGACAGGCTCCAACAGAGTGTTCATCGCGCCGCGGAAATGCGACGGCTCGTGCTGGAAAATCGCAAGCTGCGACAGGTGGCCGATGCGGCCCAGGATGGATTGCCGCTGATTGGCCAGACCCCTGCCATGGAACGGCTACGGCGCACTTTGCGCCAGATCGCCGATACCGACGTCGATGTGCTGGTGACAGGCGAAACCGGCAGCGGCAAGGAAGTGGTGGCGAGCCTGCTACACAGCTGGAGCCGACGCGCCAAGGGCAATTTTGTTGCCTTGAATTGCGGAACCCTGCCGGAAAGCATGATCGAAAGCGAGTTGTTTGGCCACGAGGCCGGCGCCTTTACCGGTGCGCAGAAAAAGCGGATCGGTCGGATCGAACATGCAAGCGGCGGCACATTGTTTCTCGACGAAATCGAGAGCATGCCCGCGGCGACCCAGGTGCAGATGCTGCGAGTGCTGGAAATGCGGGAAGTCTCGCCGCTCGGCATCAACGACGTGCGCCCGGTGGACCTGCGCGTGGTTGCTGCGGCCAAAGTTGATCTCAGTGATCCTGCCCAGCGCGGTGAATTCCGTGAGGACCTTTATTACCGGCTGAATGTGGTGACATTGACCATCCCGCCGTTGCGCGAACGCCGTGATGACGTGCCACTGTTGTTTGCCCATTTCATCGAGCGGGCCGCTAGCCGGTTCCGGCGTGAGCCTCCGCCGGTGTCAGCCGGTGTTGAGCGTTATTTGCGAGATCATGACTGGCCAGGCAATGTGCGAGAATTAACGCATTTTGCCGAACGCTTCGTTCTTGGGTTGGAAGATATGGATTCGGGCGGCGGGAGTGTGGTTGCCGCCGATCGGCCTGGTTTATCCTTGCCGGAACGGCTTGATCGCTATGAGGCGGATATCATGCGTGAGACCCTTAGCCACTATGAGGGTGATGTACGCAAGACCATCGAGGCTCTGAAAATTCCCCGCAAGACCTTTTACGACAAACTTCAGCGTCATGGCATTGTCCGCAAGGCATTTGCGGGTGGGGAAGAAGGCTGA
- the eglC gene encoding endo-1,3-1,4-beta-glycanase EglC: MASKYLLNSLGEALYYSGDPTHWYSATGSGLTLNGSSGNDAMYGDSSVNVTMNGGAGDDVYYLYSSINRASESGGAGVDTVNTWMSYTLGDGIENLVVTGDNRYAFGNSLNNIITGGTGIQTIDGYGGNDVLIGGGGADTFVFSSGNGSDRITDFSSDDTVRLQNYDFSDFTEVQSHMTQTGSDVSLDLGNGESILFSDTVISDFTSDQFQLTLDRTNLTQTFSDDFNSLSLHDGTSGTWDTGYSWFASNGGTLVDNSELQWYINPSYEGTSSVNPFSISDGVLTITASVASEDIQSQINGYEYTSGMLSTESTFSQTYGYFEIRADMPDDQGAWPAFWLLPADGSWPPELDVVEMRGQNQGEVIVTAHSNETGEQTSDATTVYTDTEGYHTYGVLWTETTLTWYIDDVAVHQTDTPSDMNEPMYMVVNLAVGGMAGTPSSSDFSDGSELKIDYIKAYSLDEYAAATTATTDHLL; this comes from the coding sequence ATGGCCAGCAAATATCTTCTCAACAGCTTGGGCGAGGCGCTTTATTATAGTGGTGATCCGACCCATTGGTATTCAGCAACGGGAAGTGGCTTGACGCTGAATGGATCAAGCGGCAACGACGCAATGTATGGCGATAGCTCGGTCAATGTCACCATGAATGGTGGTGCGGGCGACGATGTCTATTATCTCTATTCCAGTATTAATCGAGCCAGTGAATCAGGGGGGGCGGGTGTTGACACAGTCAATACCTGGATGAGTTACACGCTTGGTGATGGCATTGAAAACCTGGTCGTGACAGGCGATAACCGATATGCTTTCGGCAACAGCCTGAACAACATCATCACCGGCGGTACTGGCATCCAGACTATTGACGGTTATGGTGGCAACGATGTCCTGATCGGCGGCGGTGGTGCCGATACTTTTGTATTCAGCAGCGGCAATGGTAGCGACAGGATCACTGATTTTTCCAGCGATGATACCGTGCGCCTGCAGAATTATGATTTCTCGGACTTTACCGAGGTGCAAAGTCATATGACCCAGACAGGAAGTGATGTTTCACTTGATCTCGGTAATGGTGAAAGCATCCTGTTCAGCGATACGGTAATTTCTGATTTTACCTCCGACCAGTTTCAGCTGACACTGGATCGCACTAATCTCACGCAAACATTTTCAGATGATTTCAACAGCTTGTCCCTGCATGACGGAACGAGCGGAACGTGGGATACGGGCTATAGCTGGTTTGCGTCCAATGGCGGCACTTTGGTCGATAACAGCGAATTGCAGTGGTATATCAATCCCTCCTATGAGGGGACGTCGTCGGTCAATCCTTTCTCCATCTCTGACGGCGTGTTGACCATCACCGCATCCGTTGCTTCGGAAGATATCCAGAGCCAGATCAATGGCTATGAGTATACCTCGGGCATGCTCAGCACTGAGTCCACGTTTAGCCAGACCTATGGTTATTTTGAAATCCGCGCGGATATGCCTGATGATCAGGGCGCATGGCCGGCATTCTGGCTGCTGCCGGCGGACGGGAGCTGGCCACCGGAACTGGATGTGGTTGAAATGCGTGGCCAGAATCAAGGCGAGGTAATTGTCACCGCGCACAGCAATGAAACTGGCGAGCAGACATCCGATGCCACGACGGTTTACACCGATACCGAAGGCTATCATACCTACGGCGTGTTGTGGACGGAAACGACGTTGACCTGGTATATTGATGACGTTGCCGTGCATCAAACAGATACGCCGTCAGATATGAATGAGCCCATGTATATGGTGGTCAATCTGGCGGTTGGCGGGATGGCTGGGACGCCAAGCAGCTCTGATTTCAGCGATGGCTCAGAGTTGAAGATTGACTATATCAAGGCCTATTCCCTTGATGAGTATGCGGCGGCCACCACAGCGACCACCGATCATCTTCTTTAA
- a CDS encoding GntR family transcriptional regulator, which yields MQTDVLAFASLQSSRGGPLYIKLKTLIEDAIEAGQLKHGDALPAERDIAEAAGISRVTVRKAIDDLVAEGLLVRRRGAGTFVVKPVKRMQQPLTRLTSFTEDMARRGMVSGSRWLERGLFLPTPEETMALGLSGTARVARLVRLRTASDMPIALERTNLPDDLLPDPSRVENSLYAALGSVGIRPVRANQRISAVILTDEDTKLLGMPPGSAALSVQRIAYLDTGRVMEVSRALYRSDAYDLVAELTIGS from the coding sequence ATGCAGACGGATGTGCTTGCTTTTGCGAGCCTGCAATCCAGCCGGGGCGGCCCGCTTTATATCAAGTTAAAGACGCTGATCGAAGATGCCATCGAAGCTGGACAGCTTAAGCATGGCGACGCCCTGCCTGCGGAGCGCGACATTGCCGAGGCCGCAGGTATCAGCCGCGTCACCGTGCGCAAGGCAATAGACGACCTCGTTGCTGAAGGCCTTTTGGTTCGGCGCCGGGGTGCTGGAACCTTTGTCGTCAAGCCAGTCAAGCGCATGCAGCAACCGCTGACACGGCTGACATCCTTTACCGAGGATATGGCCCGGCGCGGCATGGTCAGCGGTTCACGTTGGCTGGAGCGCGGCTTGTTTTTGCCAACGCCGGAAGAAACCATGGCGCTTGGGCTTTCCGGCACCGCGCGAGTGGCACGGCTGGTGCGGCTGCGCACCGCCAGCGACATGCCGATTGCGTTGGAACGTACCAATCTTCCAGATGATCTGCTGCCAGATCCCTCTCGCGTCGAGAACTCTCTCTATGCCGCACTTGGCAGTGTCGGGATTAGACCCGTGCGCGCCAATCAGCGCATTTCGGCGGTCATATTAACGGATGAAGATACCAAATTGCTCGGCATGCCGCCGGGTTCTGCCGCGCTTTCGGTGCAGCGGATCGCCTATCTCGACACGGGCCGGGTGATGGAAGTGTCGCGAGCGCTATATCGCAGCGACGCCTATGACCTGGTTGCAGAATTGACCATCGGTTCCTGA
- a CDS encoding SIS domain-containing protein, translating to MTTTMRQEINEIPQAVSRLLRDSRESLEQAGAALRKRDPAVLVTIARGSSDHAAHFLKYAVELELGIVVASLGPSLASIYQAPLKLDRAAALAISQSGASPDLVALAKSAVAGGATTISLLNTISSPLAAASDIAIDIQAGPEIAVAATKSFVNSIVAGLSLISAWSDNARLAAAVEALPTHLEKALALDWSSLVEVLKDADSLYMLGRGPTLAIACEAALKCKETSELHAEAYSSAEVLHGPVSLVSANFPIIAFAARDKAEASIAATANGLAAKNASVFLTSSLAKESNHLPFIETGHPLTDALALIVPYYGMVESLSRARGLDPDKPAALKKVTETR from the coding sequence ATGACGACGACTATGCGCCAGGAAATAAACGAGATTCCGCAAGCGGTCAGTAGACTGCTACGCGATAGCCGGGAGAGTTTGGAACAAGCGGGTGCAGCACTCCGCAAGCGCGATCCTGCGGTGCTGGTCACTATTGCGCGTGGTTCTTCAGACCACGCCGCCCATTTCCTGAAATATGCTGTCGAACTGGAGCTCGGGATCGTCGTTGCCTCGCTCGGCCCGTCTCTCGCCTCGATTTATCAAGCGCCGCTGAAACTGGACCGGGCTGCGGCACTTGCGATCTCGCAATCCGGGGCCAGCCCGGACCTCGTAGCGCTCGCCAAGTCTGCCGTAGCCGGTGGGGCAACGACAATTTCGCTGCTCAATACTATTTCTTCGCCGCTGGCCGCAGCCTCTGATATCGCTATCGACATTCAGGCCGGACCGGAAATTGCGGTTGCGGCGACAAAATCCTTCGTCAATTCCATTGTTGCTGGCCTGTCCTTGATCAGTGCCTGGAGCGACAACGCTCGCCTGGCAGCCGCAGTCGAAGCCCTTCCCACGCATCTTGAAAAAGCGCTCGCCCTGGATTGGAGTAGCCTGGTCGAGGTGTTGAAAGACGCCGATTCGCTCTACATGCTCGGGCGCGGCCCAACGTTGGCCATTGCCTGCGAAGCGGCACTGAAATGCAAGGAAACCTCTGAACTGCATGCGGAGGCCTATTCTTCGGCTGAAGTGTTGCATGGTCCGGTCTCCCTGGTGTCTGCAAATTTCCCGATCATCGCCTTTGCCGCCCGTGACAAGGCGGAAGCTTCTATCGCCGCGACGGCCAATGGACTGGCCGCCAAGAATGCCTCTGTTTTCCTGACATCGTCTTTGGCAAAGGAGTCCAACCATTTGCCCTTCATCGAAACCGGCCACCCGCTGACCGATGCACTGGCATTGATTGTACCGTATTATGGCATGGTGGAATCACTATCGCGCGCCCGTGGCCTTGATCCGGACAAGCCAGCCGCTCTGAAGAAAGTAACGGAAACCCGATGA
- a CDS encoding sensor histidine kinase has protein sequence MLAFLACVVTLLALYLAGLYARTAALEDLSEQARTSANLKVAFLRAVLERPRSLPLLLSEDQQVVDALSLRTVAATERLNDKLERLVAGTSASVLYVTDATGHAIASSNWREPVSFVGVDYSFRDYFRRSMAVGAAEHFALGNISKRPGLYISRRVGPVNAPLGVVVVKAEFAQLESDWREEGRAAFVTDGNGVVLISSLPSWRFMTLSMLQPEELTQIRNSLQFGDAPLQALPINRAQQVPGSAIPDELLVRTIFPGAIPADYLDLSVAVPTTNWHLNYLVPTEPAIAASTREWRLLTLALLAPFFLVVSLVLWRRQATVIRLARVEADQLELERRVDERTHDLSQARDRLELEIAGHKTTEQRLQGVQQELVQANRLAILGQVAAGVAHEINQPVATIRAYAENARVFLERAQPEQANSNLGAIASLTERIGTITDELKAFARKGRTAPEPVPLGAAIEGAVMLLRSRFAGRLEALSLPDVAPDLTVKGNRVRLEQVLINLLQNALEALEQRSDGRVEVSVQETEQHVVVTIEDNGPGIPEDIRRLLFTPFTTSKEKGLGLGLVISRDIISDYGGRIGVESTPSGTCFTIHLLKADIS, from the coding sequence TTGCTGGCGTTCCTAGCCTGTGTTGTCACCCTCCTTGCGCTTTATTTGGCTGGGCTTTATGCCCGCACTGCCGCATTGGAAGATTTGTCCGAGCAAGCACGCACGAGTGCCAATCTCAAGGTTGCCTTCCTGCGGGCGGTGTTGGAGCGACCGCGCTCGTTGCCACTGCTCTTGTCGGAGGATCAGCAGGTTGTCGATGCCTTGAGCCTGCGCACAGTCGCTGCAACGGAACGTTTGAACGACAAGCTCGAGCGTTTGGTTGCCGGTACGAGTGCTTCAGTCCTTTACGTCACGGACGCGACAGGACATGCCATTGCCTCCAGCAATTGGCGCGAGCCGGTGAGCTTTGTTGGTGTCGATTATTCTTTTCGGGACTATTTTCGTCGATCCATGGCGGTCGGTGCCGCCGAACATTTCGCGCTCGGTAACATTAGCAAGCGTCCAGGCCTCTATATTTCAAGGCGTGTCGGTCCGGTTAATGCCCCTTTGGGTGTTGTGGTCGTGAAGGCAGAGTTCGCGCAATTGGAAAGCGATTGGCGAGAGGAGGGCCGAGCGGCTTTTGTCACCGACGGGAATGGGGTAGTGCTAATTTCAAGTCTTCCGTCTTGGCGCTTCATGACATTGTCGATGTTGCAGCCAGAGGAATTGACCCAAATACGCAACAGTTTGCAGTTCGGCGATGCGCCTTTGCAGGCCTTGCCGATCAATCGCGCCCAGCAGGTACCAGGGAGTGCTATACCGGATGAGCTTCTGGTGCGTACGATTTTTCCCGGTGCCATACCCGCTGACTATCTTGATCTATCGGTTGCCGTGCCGACCACCAACTGGCATCTCAATTATCTCGTCCCGACTGAACCGGCAATCGCAGCCTCGACGCGGGAATGGCGACTGTTGACCTTGGCCCTGTTGGCGCCATTTTTCCTCGTCGTCTCGCTGGTGCTTTGGCGGCGACAGGCAACGGTTATCCGTCTGGCGCGGGTGGAGGCTGACCAGCTGGAGCTGGAGCGGCGGGTGGATGAACGAACCCACGACCTTTCACAGGCTCGAGACCGGCTGGAATTGGAGATCGCCGGCCACAAGACTACCGAACAGCGGCTGCAAGGTGTCCAGCAGGAATTGGTCCAGGCCAACCGGCTGGCTATCCTGGGGCAGGTGGCGGCGGGCGTTGCCCATGAAATCAACCAGCCTGTCGCAACGATCAGGGCCTATGCTGAAAATGCCAGGGTGTTTCTGGAGCGTGCCCAGCCGGAGCAGGCAAACAGCAATCTTGGCGCCATTGCCTCGCTGACGGAGCGGATCGGTACGATCACCGATGAATTGAAGGCTTTTGCGCGCAAGGGGCGGACCGCGCCGGAACCAGTGCCGCTTGGAGCGGCGATCGAGGGCGCGGTCATGCTGCTGCGCAGCCGTTTTGCCGGGCGGCTGGAGGCGCTTTCCCTTCCCGATGTGGCGCCGGATCTGACGGTGAAGGGCAACAGGGTTCGCCTGGAGCAGGTCCTGATCAATCTTCTGCAGAATGCGCTCGAAGCATTGGAGCAGCGCAGCGATGGCCGGGTCGAGGTCTCGGTTCAAGAGACGGAGCAACATGTCGTGGTGACCATTGAGGACAACGGCCCGGGCATTCCAGAGGATATCAGGCGTCTGCTTTTTACCCCCTTCACCACCTCAAAGGAAAAAGGTCTTGGTCTCGGCCTGGTGATTTCCCGTGACATTATCAGTGACTATGGCGGCCGGATTGGTGTCGAAAGCACGCCATCCGGTACATGCTTTACCATCCATCTTTTGAAAGCGGATATATCATGA
- the nagA gene encoding N-acetylglucosamine-6-phosphate deacetylase: MNSSLAAPSSFAVTGGRIFDGTRFHDDQALIVDQGRIADIVSNNAVPASLARIEVGSALVVPGFIDLQVNGGGGVLLNNQPDLDGIRTICAAHARFGTTALLPTLITDHPALRDQVLSLGSQALAERIPGYLGLHLEGPHLSLARKGTHDPALIRPMNDDDLAKLIAAAGTFGTALITIAPESVTPQQVKTLRAAGYHISLGHTDASCAQIGAYVEAGATLVTHLFNAMSQMGNREPGLVGAALASDTLFCGIIADGFHVDPVSMGIALRAKRGSGRIFLVTDAMSSIGTDETGFMLNGRPVYRQGGRLTLADGTLAGADIDMLSCIRFVHEKLQASLEEALNMASLYPAHAIGCETKGQLAPGKDADFLLLTPQLDLVSTWIAGTCVHSTATHSEARRA; this comes from the coding sequence ATGAACTCGTCTCTTGCGGCTCCCTCCTCATTCGCTGTGACAGGCGGCCGGATTTTTGACGGCACGCGTTTCCATGACGATCAGGCCCTGATTGTCGATCAGGGGCGAATCGCTGATATCGTCTCCAACAATGCCGTGCCTGCTAGCCTTGCCAGAATCGAGGTAGGGTCGGCTCTGGTCGTGCCTGGCTTTATCGATCTGCAAGTCAATGGCGGCGGCGGTGTGTTGCTGAACAACCAGCCGGATCTTGATGGTATCCGGACGATTTGCGCCGCCCATGCAAGGTTTGGCACCACAGCGCTATTACCGACATTGATTACTGACCATCCTGCCCTGCGCGATCAGGTTTTGAGCCTTGGCAGCCAAGCCCTTGCCGAGCGGATACCAGGCTATCTGGGGCTTCACCTGGAAGGTCCACATCTATCGCTGGCGCGCAAGGGTACCCATGATCCCGCCCTGATCAGGCCCATGAACGACGATGATCTGGCAAAGCTTATTGCCGCCGCCGGCACATTTGGCACTGCACTGATCACCATAGCGCCGGAAAGCGTTACCCCGCAGCAGGTGAAAACCCTGCGAGCAGCGGGTTATCACATCAGCCTGGGCCACACGGATGCGAGTTGCGCGCAGATTGGCGCCTATGTCGAGGCCGGCGCGACGCTCGTCACTCATTTATTCAATGCCATGAGCCAGATGGGCAATCGCGAACCGGGCCTTGTCGGAGCAGCCCTTGCTTCAGACACACTGTTCTGCGGGATTATCGCTGACGGTTTCCATGTCGATCCGGTCTCGATGGGCATTGCCCTTCGCGCCAAACGCGGGTCTGGCCGGATTTTCCTGGTCACCGACGCCATGTCGAGCATCGGCACCGATGAAACCGGCTTCATGCTGAATGGTCGCCCGGTCTACCGCCAGGGCGGACGGTTGACTTTAGCCGATGGAACCCTGGCAGGTGCCGATATCGATATGCTGTCCTGCATTCGGTTTGTCCATGAAAAGCTCCAAGCATCGCTTGAGGAGGCGTTGAACATGGCGTCGCTTTATCCAGCCCATGCGATTGGATGCGAGACGAAAGGTCAGCTTGCGCCTGGCAAGGACGCCGACTTCCTGTTGCTCACCCCGCAACTCGATCTGGTTTCCACCTGGATCGCTGGAACATGCGTTCATAGCACAGCAACACATTCCGAGGCCCGGCGCGCATGA
- a CDS encoding TetR/AcrR family transcriptional regulator has translation MTGQRLEQTFEEVPDPEAESPAPAQCRQGRMIRHPDATRAIILDAAIQEFAAKGFAGARVDAIALRSKTNKRMLYHFFGDKEGLYVAVLEVIFSNVTAAGKSLHLSRRQPLDGIRELALHTWTYFLTHPEFVSLLATENILRAEYSSRSKTIPSTHGPLLAEIEKLLQRGIEQGVFRADVNPVTVYMTIAGLSFFYINNRYTLALNLNPDVWQPTAIDAWGEHIVTVTLAFLAPATIPGT, from the coding sequence ATGACAGGCCAGCGGCTGGAACAGACTTTCGAGGAAGTGCCTGATCCTGAAGCGGAAAGCCCAGCACCCGCGCAATGCCGTCAGGGGCGTATGATCCGCCATCCCGATGCGACCCGAGCAATCATTCTGGATGCGGCGATTCAAGAGTTTGCCGCAAAGGGTTTTGCAGGCGCCCGAGTCGACGCCATCGCGTTGCGTTCGAAAACCAACAAACGAATGCTCTACCATTTCTTTGGAGACAAGGAGGGCCTTTACGTCGCGGTTCTCGAGGTGATTTTCTCCAATGTCACCGCGGCTGGAAAAAGCCTTCACCTGTCGCGACGTCAACCGCTTGATGGCATACGCGAACTGGCTTTACACACCTGGACCTATTTTCTGACCCACCCGGAATTCGTCAGTCTGCTGGCCACCGAAAACATTCTGAGGGCTGAATATTCGAGCCGATCAAAGACCATTCCCTCGACCCATGGTCCATTGCTCGCGGAAATCGAAAAGCTTTTGCAGCGAGGGATTGAGCAAGGTGTGTTTCGTGCCGATGTCAATCCGGTGACGGTCTACATGACGATTGCTGGCTTAAGCTTCTTCTACATCAATAATCGCTACACGCTGGCGCTCAATCTTAACCCGGACGTCTGGCAACCGACCGCCATCGACGCCTGGGGCGAACATATTGTGACGGTCACACTGGCTTTCCTTGCACCGGCAACCATACCCGGCACCTGA